The Mycolicibacterium mageritense genome contains a region encoding:
- a CDS encoding zinc-dependent alcohol dehydrogenase family protein, with translation MADSMRRWEMGGIGRDALRLREVAIPQPRAGEVLIKVAAVALNHRDKLVIETGRGLPLQFPFTPGSDLAGTVVAIGDSVTRFAVDDQVISVFTPDWLDGARPGDARTPSYWTLGGFYPGVLAEYVALPQDWVVRAPRTVSAAEASTLPVAGLTAWFALVERGHVRAGDVVLVEGTGGVALFGVQIARMHGAEVIVSGSADKLDRVTQLGADHVVDRRSVDWADTILAITGDRGVDHVLELVGGAHLGKAAQVVAVGGHIHLIGALDGFEVSTPVMPILMKDITIHGIGTGHRRALTELVSAIDSTGTKPIVGARHPFDDLPAALDHLDRGPFGKIVVDVG, from the coding sequence ATGGCTGACAGCATGCGCAGGTGGGAGATGGGCGGGATCGGCCGAGACGCGCTCCGGTTGCGTGAGGTGGCCATCCCGCAACCGCGCGCCGGCGAAGTCCTGATCAAGGTCGCCGCGGTGGCGTTGAACCATCGCGACAAGCTGGTGATCGAAACGGGGCGCGGCCTGCCGCTGCAATTCCCCTTCACGCCAGGGTCCGATCTCGCCGGGACCGTCGTCGCGATCGGGGATTCGGTCACCCGATTCGCAGTGGACGATCAGGTGATCTCAGTGTTCACGCCCGACTGGCTGGACGGCGCCCGGCCGGGTGACGCCCGCACCCCCTCGTACTGGACGCTCGGCGGCTTCTATCCCGGCGTGCTCGCCGAATACGTGGCGCTACCGCAAGACTGGGTTGTCCGGGCACCACGGACCGTGTCGGCAGCGGAGGCCAGCACGCTGCCGGTGGCCGGGCTCACGGCATGGTTCGCGTTAGTGGAACGTGGACATGTGCGGGCCGGTGACGTCGTGCTGGTCGAAGGCACCGGCGGCGTCGCGTTGTTCGGAGTGCAGATCGCGAGGATGCACGGCGCCGAGGTCATCGTGTCGGGCAGTGCGGACAAACTGGACCGGGTCACACAACTGGGCGCAGACCATGTCGTGGATCGGCGCAGCGTGGACTGGGCCGACACCATCCTCGCCATCACGGGCGACCGCGGCGTGGACCATGTGCTGGAGCTCGTCGGAGGTGCTCATCTCGGCAAGGCGGCGCAAGTTGTCGCGGTCGGTGGCCACATCCACCTCATCGGGGCGCTCGACGGGTTCGAGGTCTCGACACCGGTGATGCCAATCTTGATGAAAGACATCACCATTCACGGTATCGGCACCGGGCATCGGCGCGCACTCACCGAACTGGTCAGTGCGATCGACAGCACGGGGACGAAGCCGATCGTCGGTGCGCGCCACCCGTTCGACGATCTCCCGGCCGCGCTGGACCACCTCGATCGCGGCCCGTTCGGCAAGATCGTCGTGGATGTGGGTTGA
- a CDS encoding type III PLP-dependent enzyme domain-containing protein, whose translation MTLSTSFLSMLAAAAPATTVQPVRVERVNHRVSPEQAAMRRCATYCRSLGEVELAVPAQELGDHAVAKWVRDHGVSVDVRTGGDLTAAIAAGIHPIRMTVHADGLIPNELLFCTANLGVGRVVATETEHVELLAAAAVPHRRQRVLVGFGFESYAADDAIAAVLAGPRLDLVGLHCEISSGENYFAGYPAAVGDMLIEMAQIHREHGIVLTRAAVGGGGLVFGHCPCDLSELAEAIDETLDDACATLRFPRPVVMAMASPARVA comes from the coding sequence GTGACACTGTCGACAAGTTTCCTATCCATGCTCGCCGCGGCGGCTCCCGCGACGACCGTTCAACCCGTTCGGGTCGAGCGGGTCAACCACCGGGTTTCGCCGGAGCAGGCAGCGATGCGCCGGTGCGCGACCTACTGCCGGTCACTCGGCGAGGTCGAGCTCGCGGTGCCGGCTCAAGAGCTGGGTGACCACGCCGTCGCCAAGTGGGTGCGGGATCACGGCGTTTCGGTCGATGTCCGCACCGGCGGCGATCTCACGGCCGCGATCGCTGCGGGTATTCACCCCATCCGGATGACCGTCCACGCCGACGGGTTGATCCCGAACGAACTCCTGTTCTGCACAGCCAATCTCGGTGTCGGCCGGGTGGTTGCCACCGAGACCGAGCACGTAGAGCTGCTCGCGGCGGCCGCTGTGCCGCACCGCAGGCAACGCGTCCTGGTGGGGTTCGGTTTTGAGTCCTATGCGGCTGACGACGCCATTGCCGCGGTGCTGGCCGGCCCGCGGTTGGACCTGGTCGGTCTGCATTGCGAAATCAGCTCGGGGGAGAACTATTTCGCCGGTTATCCCGCCGCAGTCGGTGACATGCTGATCGAGATGGCGCAGATCCACCGGGAGCACGGCATCGTGCTGACCCGGGCCGCCGTCGGTGGCGGCGGACTGGTGTTCGGCCACTGCCCGTGTGACCTGTCGGAGTTGGCCGAGGCGATCGACGAAACCCTCGACGACGCGTGCGCGACGCTGCGGTTCCCGCGCCCGGTGGTCATGGCGATGGCGTCGCCGGCGCGGGTGGCGTAG
- a CDS encoding type III PLP-dependent enzyme domain-containing protein — protein sequence MTVYPLERVRSARWDVRPTAGTIVDDTVVLRRCAVWRKAFKGSAVSYGAALLGHAPAVSWMRRHRVTVDIGTAGEFSRAVAAGIAPAQLVMHADTDAAVRCAVSGGAGRVIVGTAEQLTELGHSDRVQRVLVDARLVRRLAAQALVCRQVELIGLHCTLDDPDDPIGVHALRAAIADMAWIRREHSVVLNRISLSGLDAGALSAEPRVLRQIADAVGEVVGDNCARFRFPRPALTVAPRTIRLIQKRFR from the coding sequence ATGACCGTCTACCCGCTCGAGCGGGTGCGGTCGGCCCGTTGGGACGTGCGGCCGACGGCCGGGACGATCGTGGACGACACCGTGGTGCTTCGGCGTTGTGCGGTGTGGCGCAAGGCGTTCAAAGGCAGCGCGGTGAGTTATGGCGCGGCGTTGCTCGGACATGCGCCTGCCGTGTCGTGGATGCGGCGGCACAGGGTGACCGTCGATATCGGGACTGCAGGCGAGTTCAGCCGGGCGGTGGCCGCTGGCATCGCACCCGCACAGCTCGTCATGCACGCAGACACCGACGCCGCGGTTCGGTGTGCGGTCAGCGGGGGAGCGGGCCGTGTCATCGTCGGTACCGCCGAGCAACTCACCGAACTCGGCCACAGTGACCGGGTGCAACGTGTGCTGGTCGATGCGCGCCTGGTTCGTAGGTTGGCCGCCCAGGCACTGGTGTGTCGCCAGGTCGAGTTGATCGGGTTGCATTGCACGCTCGATGATCCCGACGATCCGATAGGTGTCCATGCTCTCCGTGCGGCGATTGCGGACATGGCGTGGATCCGGCGCGAACACTCGGTGGTGCTGAACCGGATCAGCCTGTCAGGTCTGGATGCCGGTGCCTTGAGCGCCGAGCCGCGCGTGCTTCGTCAGATCGCGGACGCGGTCGGCGAGGTCGTCGGCGACAACTGTGCTCGTTTCCGGTTCCCGCGCCCGGCGCTTACCGTGGCGCCGCGCACGATTCGGCTCATACAGAAGAGGTTTCGGTGA
- a CDS encoding type III PLP-dependent enzyme domain-containing protein, whose amino-acid sequence MSLSHFLMNVLSAPAPRAQGDERDHRGTAAADLHRCKTYRKLFRTAEVALPAQLLSDPAVAKWARDQQLAVDVRSAADTASVAAAGIQWPRVTVFADALRESELRAVVAMGVGQIVAGSVPQVEVLRSIVADRPQDVVIRMTDAGMPLSVAEGLPGGFRFDSNESDAAIAAVIAHDRLNLVGLHCEVGTRDDDFVSYPAAIGHMIAEMTQVRRNHGVLLTRLGLGGGRAIPPTDWHAELHQLAIEIDQSLDDACGTLRFPRPLVVLSAALAVPGRSAA is encoded by the coding sequence GTGAGTCTCTCGCATTTCCTGATGAACGTGTTGTCGGCACCGGCACCGCGAGCGCAGGGGGATGAGCGTGATCACCGAGGTACCGCGGCCGCCGATCTCCACCGGTGCAAGACGTATCGGAAGCTGTTCCGGACCGCCGAGGTCGCACTGCCGGCACAGCTGCTGAGCGATCCCGCGGTGGCCAAGTGGGCCCGCGATCAACAGTTGGCCGTCGACGTGCGCAGCGCCGCCGACACCGCTTCGGTGGCTGCCGCTGGCATCCAGTGGCCCCGCGTGACGGTGTTCGCCGATGCGCTGCGCGAGTCCGAGTTGCGCGCGGTCGTCGCCATGGGCGTCGGACAGATTGTGGCCGGTTCGGTGCCACAGGTCGAGGTGCTCCGTTCGATTGTCGCCGACCGTCCACAGGACGTCGTGATCCGGATGACAGACGCCGGGATGCCTCTTTCCGTCGCCGAGGGACTGCCCGGCGGATTCCGGTTCGACAGCAACGAATCCGATGCGGCGATCGCAGCGGTCATCGCCCACGACCGGCTCAATCTGGTTGGGCTGCACTGCGAAGTGGGCACACGCGACGATGACTTCGTCAGCTACCCGGCCGCGATCGGCCACATGATCGCCGAGATGACGCAGGTACGTCGCAATCATGGTGTGCTCCTGACCCGCCTGGGTCTCGGTGGCGGCCGAGCCATTCCGCCCACGGATTGGCATGCCGAACTGCATCAGCTCGCCATCGAGATCGACCAGTCCCTCGATGACGCGTGCGGAACCCTCCGGTTCCCGCGGCCGCTGGTGGTGCTGTCTGCTGCGCTCGCGGTGCCGGGCCGGAGTGCGGCATGA